Proteins from a genomic interval of Candidatus Omnitrophota bacterium:
- a CDS encoding NPCBM/NEW2 domain-containing protein — MNRKPFWIIGFAIGLAGLILYAATVYPDVGGTLDSPEFQIAGKQLGLTHPTGYPFYMLISNLAGQAPGGTLAVRIAMISAAGMALMAVVLWGAAWKLSGSAVFSAAAVLSWMVRPAVWSAATVAEVYALQILLTAGIAFFLIEYLSDRRNRSAEALVFLLGLGFVHHLMTVVLLIGAGLAILTAGRVSFHSLRRWVDLAILFLIPLLYLLYIPLRAWQGAHSFDLYNFSSLGDVIRFCLGGSNTGLLHLDLKWFMQEGFTNGIKFFLEQFGIGNALLATLGAFDLLRRRRLELIFLAWTMLVHIALAGIWTEADREAVILQSMLCGTLLSAVGAETLRIALLGWLRWPILAIGTLLFFMMASASISAWTTYSWIAKRNAFFAYAADREIEHALPPRSIALTAYWEKVNFWKYMIESGEYEDKDLCVYRWNDPRANADWNEIGEFLNGAGVIGPEGLQPDPTRRIFMLEPPIEPPPPALKLKNCEIRSGIFVYEITASSSCLSKEDEAISLLQLPWSVLEWSWQEPSVNHSLNGNLLKIAGEVFIEGLGIHGGTKIRIPVPPDAKRFRAFVGSSDDLPPDAPVSVEFLLLAQDAVLAHSPLLRRNDKSFKLECGAEGLADLILEVTGGVDGVRSDHAVIGDPCFFKK, encoded by the coding sequence ATGAATCGAAAACCGTTTTGGATCATAGGATTCGCCATTGGTTTGGCCGGATTGATTCTCTACGCCGCGACAGTGTATCCCGATGTCGGAGGAACCTTGGATTCGCCGGAGTTTCAAATTGCGGGCAAGCAACTGGGTTTGACGCACCCCACGGGATATCCTTTTTATATGCTGATTTCAAACCTGGCGGGACAAGCGCCGGGCGGAACGCTTGCCGTACGCATCGCTATGATCTCCGCAGCAGGCATGGCGTTAATGGCGGTTGTTCTTTGGGGTGCGGCATGGAAACTTTCGGGAAGCGCCGTTTTCTCCGCCGCCGCGGTTCTGTCTTGGATGGTTCGTCCTGCGGTGTGGAGCGCCGCCACCGTCGCGGAAGTTTACGCTCTGCAAATTCTGCTGACGGCGGGAATCGCCTTTTTCTTGATCGAATATCTTTCGGATCGTCGCAACCGTTCCGCTGAAGCGTTAGTCTTTTTATTGGGATTAGGATTCGTCCATCACCTGATGACTGTTGTTTTGTTGATAGGCGCTGGGCTGGCGATATTAACGGCAGGGCGCGTTTCGTTCCATTCTCTGCGGCGTTGGGTGGATTTGGCAATCTTATTTTTGATTCCGCTATTGTATTTACTCTATATTCCCTTGCGGGCGTGGCAGGGCGCCCATTCCTTCGATCTATATAATTTTTCCTCTCTTGGCGACGTTATCCGCTTCTGTTTGGGAGGATCGAATACAGGACTGCTTCATCTTGATTTGAAATGGTTTATGCAAGAAGGTTTCACAAATGGAATCAAGTTTTTTCTGGAACAATTTGGAATAGGGAACGCCCTTCTAGCCACGCTTGGCGCTTTCGATTTATTGCGTAGGCGCAGATTGGAATTGATCTTTTTGGCCTGGACGATGCTGGTTCATATCGCCTTGGCTGGAATTTGGACGGAAGCCGACCGGGAAGCCGTTATTCTACAGTCAATGCTTTGCGGGACGCTTTTAAGCGCCGTTGGAGCGGAGACTCTGCGGATAGCGTTGCTCGGGTGGTTGCGATGGCCCATTTTGGCGATAGGGACGCTGCTGTTTTTCATGATGGCTTCGGCGTCGATATCCGCCTGGACAACCTATTCTTGGATCGCCAAAAGAAACGCTTTTTTCGCTTACGCGGCGGATCGAGAGATCGAACATGCGCTACCGCCGCGCTCAATTGCGCTAACCGCTTATTGGGAAAAAGTTAATTTTTGGAAATACATGATCGAATCGGGCGAATATGAAGACAAGGACCTGTGCGTCTATCGTTGGAACGATCCGCGGGCGAATGCGGATTGGAACGAAATTGGGGAATTTTTGAATGGCGCAGGCGTTATCGGGCCGGAAGGATTGCAGCCGGATCCAACGCGGAGAATTTTCATGTTGGAACCGCCCATAGAGCCGCCGCCTCCGGCGCTAAAACTTAAAAACTGCGAAATCCGCTCCGGAATTTTCGTTTATGAGATTACGGCCTCCTCATCATGCCTTTCGAAAGAAGATGAAGCGATTTCGCTTCTCCAATTGCCCTGGAGCGTATTGGAATGGAGCTGGCAGGAGCCAAGCGTAAACCATTCGTTGAATGGAAATTTACTAAAAATCGCGGGAGAGGTTTTTATAGAAGGTCTGGGAATTCATGGGGGAACGAAAATCCGAATTCCAGTTCCGCCAGATGCAAAACGTTTCCGCGCTTTTGTTGGATCATCGGACGATTTGCCGCCGGATGCGCCCGTCTCCGTAGAATTTCTTCTCCTGGCGCAGGATGCCGTCCTAGCGCATAGTCCCCTGTTGCGCCGGAACGATAAGTCTTTCAAACTCGAATGCGGCGCCGAAGGACTGGCGGATTTAATTCTCGAAGTTACCGGCGGCGTGGATGGAGTGCGCTCCGATCACGCCGTCATTGGCGATCCTTGTTTCTTTAAGAAATAA